The following DNA comes from Planktothrix sp. FACHB-1365.
TTGAGAGTAACTACCTCTTCAAAGACTTAGAGATTAACTGGTTGGCTCAATATCTTCCTCCAGACCTCACGGTAGAAAAGCTTTATTCCAACCGTCCTGTGTATACGGCTTTTCGTCCTCATATTTTTTTAGATGTTCTCTACATTATTATTAGTGGCGGGCCAATTATTATCCGCAGTACCCCCCTAGACCGGATTATCACCATTAGCTATCCGGGGGGATGTTTCGGGATGAGAAATCTCCCGTTTAGTTTTGGTCAGATGAGTCGAGCGTTTCCCAGTTTAGTAGAAGCGTACAAAACCACCGATGTGATTAAGCTTCCCCTCGATACCCTCAAAGCCATTTATGAAAATAGCGAAGTCGTGCGGGAGCGTTATGATAAATTCTTTGAACTGCGGGAAAAATTTCAGTATCATTTACTCAATTGCAGTTCCTACCCGCCTCAAGCCGTTGCTGCCTTATTAAG
Coding sequences within:
- a CDS encoding Crp/Fnr family transcriptional regulator, which gives rise to MAAQAPSAAAIELAKLLIESNYLFKDLEINWLAQYLPPDLTVEKLYSNRPVYTAFRPHIFLDVLYIIISGGPIIIRSTPLDRIITISYPGGCFGMRNLPFSFGQMSRAFPSLVEAYKTTDVIKLPLDTLKAIYENSEVVRERYDKFFELREKFQYHLLNCSSYPPQAVAALLRALVYQERSLGNQPHSDGVYTFDLPIDVIARSCQLNHRTVEQVLKGMQKVKLIEAAKSHDASEDTIRVIDPEGLKETYSTTRDKVSWWPLK